A segment of the Methanomassiliicoccaceae archaeon DOK genome:
CAAGGCAATGGTCGGAACCTACGTCGCCCACATCAACAACATGATCAAAGGCGTCACCGTCGGTTTCACCTACCACCTGAAAATCGTGTTCTCCCACTTCCCGATGAAAGTCACCGTCAAAGGCGACCGCGTGGAGATCAACAACTACATGGGAGGACACGCCCCCCGCTACGCCAACATCATGAAGGGTTGCACCGTCAAGGTCAACGGACAGGATGTCACGGTGGAGGGCAACGACATCGAGGCCTGCGGCCAGACCGCCGCCAACCTCGAGAGGGCCACATCCAGGCTCGGATTCGACAAGAGGACGTTCCAGGACGGAATCTACATCGTCCAGAAATCGCACAAGGTGAAAGAATGACCGTGAAAGCACTCACAGACCTCCAGGGTCTGAAGGACAAGAACGTCGAGGAGCTGAAGGCCATCGGCATCAACAACGTCGCGGAACTCGCCGAGGCGATCAACGACGATGAGAAGGTCAAGGAGGTCATCAAGTCCCTGTCCGG
Coding sequences within it:
- a CDS encoding 50S ribosomal protein L6 produces the protein MTIAGKIESTIAIPGGVTVSFDGNVMKVNGPRGELSRNFAHPGIDIAVGEGEVSVSCEYPRIKDKAMVGTYVAHINNMIKGVTVGFTYHLKIVFSHFPMKVTVKGDRVEINNYMGGHAPRYANIMKGCTVKVNGQDVTVEGNDIEACGQTAANLERATSRLGFDKRTFQDGIYIVQKSHKVKE